Genomic window (Daucus carota subsp. sativus chromosome 5, DH1 v3.0, whole genome shotgun sequence):
ATCAAACTAATCTTCCCATTTGGTAATCATGCATGATGGGAGGGACGCATATATTTAGTTTACTTTAATTTAAGTTTACTCTTTGAGTCTTTACATTATAAACTACCATAAATACTTGTGCTGGACACACGGCTATATGGATGGCGATGAGAAGCCAGCTAGTTGCAGACATCGTTAATAAATGtgagaaatatcaaaaaattgaatCCGGGTTTTACAAGCACGTGAAATATATTCTGATTAGAAGCAACGGAACCTGATAAAATTAGCAAGGGCAAAAAGTTAAAATGTAAAGAGAAACCGAGGACAGTCAATTATACAGATCAACTTGTTTATCAATATAATACTGAAAACCACAAAATTGAATGTAAGAACtgttgattatatatttatctgtaTACAAATAAAGTTTACGATATAAAGGCTATGAGCAGTAAGCTACTGGGAACACTCTTGTATCACTGTATTTGTTCAACTAGCAACAAAATGCACGCAGATTACATATAGCTGCTCAATAGAGGTGGTGGCAATAAAATAGGAGAAAAGATAGCTACTAAATAGATCTATTCAAACACTAACTCTAAATCTACTTATCTCCTAATAACACTCTACACCAGACTAATTCTATGCTGTGTATACACGTAATCAGctatttatttaaaacatattcaaataaaacaagtacTAAAGaattaagtttaagattaattCCAACAAGAACAACAGCAGGTTCAAGAAAGAACTGCCGCTGACACCGTGATATGCTAAATAAAGCAGCTATTATCCTCCGATGCTCTCCTGTAAGAAAAGAGGAGGATCGTCATAgattaatgaatataaattgGAATACAATGTCAATATCTAGAGCTAACTGCGACGATCTtctttcaatttaattaatttggaaTACATGTAAGGCttaaaaacaaacaagaaataAGATTAGCTTCTTTATCAGAGATTAATCAATTCAGTTGATGAGATACTACAATGATCGGTCGGTTTTGGCAGTCGGAAATGctcgcttttcttgtagtgctcTAAAGCATGGAAGGCGCGCGCAGTAGTATCTCATCCATTATTGCCACAATActtgttaatttattaaaaaaacatcatCCCCTGGAATTGGAAAGCAATTAGATTGTGTTAGCCCTAAAAGCATGTATATATAAGCTTTGCATTAAGGCAACACACATATTATAACACTCAAGTCGCTTAATCTTTCCATTTTAAAAAACTACCCAAGTGAAATACATTTAAATTTTGGCATCTTGGCATTAAGAGAGAAACACATTTTGGATTGCTAACTTTGTGTGCGACTGAGAAATACATAAATGTGTTATCCGAGCAGTAATCATGTCAATGCTATCTTTGGTAAGCCTTGTTTTTAGCTTTTGTTATTGTATTCGAGCAATCCTGGCACAATCCACACTCACTATACAGTCATAATATTATGATAGATGCAAGGCTGAAAAACTAATGACATAAGAATATCTTCTTTATCAGAGACTAGTGATCAGGAGACATCAGTAGCACGAGTTTCAGTAAACGGAAAAAGTTAAAGATAGAAGCTCAATAGTTGTCATACATCATAGACAGTAGTTCAAATACTTTCTTCATCCTTTTCCACAATGTAGTCCCTCTCAAGTTGCAGCTGCCTCCAAAGTGAATTAGTCCACTTGACTGGTTCGGACCCTGCAATTGGAAAAAGGCTCTTTGTATGGTTGAAAATCTTCCAGGAGGTAGTAGGACGAAGATTTGCCGGCGCTTGCCTGTAGGGGTTATAAAGAAACCTGTTGTAGTTATGATCAACCAGTAAGAACTCCACGCTGTTGAAAAGTCCCCGAGGACGATAAAAATGCTGATCACCTACATCAAAACTGAGCTTCATAGTCCACGATGCCTCTACTCCACCACCACTAAGGCATGCTTCATCATCCAATGTCCACAATTTCACCTTTTTTTCAGATTGTTCGCACAACATCATAACTGCAATGGAACCATAATACTCAGCAATGCAAGTGCCTTCAGGATCTACAGTAGGGagcttaatattataaataaacacCTCCTTGTTCAGATCAAAAGCCATCATACCTTTATGTCCCATTGTTAACAAAAAGCCGTGCAAGCATACTTCTAAAGCTAATTCAAAGGGAACATCAATGGGCAGAATTTGCTTAATTGGAAACATCTTTCGCCAAGAATTCCTGTTTGAAGAATATACCGAAGTAGAGGCGGATACAACTTCAACAACTTTACAATCAAAATCTTTCTGATCAAAACCAAAGCCTATAATCTGCCGCTTTAAGGGGCGACCTTCGGCTTGAGAGGGAACGAGTTTGGAGAGTTTTGTAGCAGGGTTCCAAAGGTAAATATCATATCCCCTTCCATGCTCAACAAGAACACAAACAATTCCACAATCAGAACCTAAAATTCTACAAGATGTTGGTCTAGAAGAATAGTAACCTTCAGAGTAAGGATAGTCGAGTTGTTCTAAAACGCCGCCAGAAGTGAGGTGGGCGAGTGAAAAAGGGCCAACGCCTTGTAGCTCTAGAAATACTGAATTATGATGAACGATGAGAGTTTCATCATCCTCCCCACTTGAGATTGAGAGACGGAGATGATCTGTGACGAAACGACGGCTTGAAATGTTGGACAGCCAGGATTTGCAAACACACTTGGATGAAAGTAGATCCTTCAGCGAAAGGCGGAGGAAGATCTGGAACCATAGATCATCTGGTAAATTGCTCATCGCTATTTCCGGACTTCTTTTCCTCCTGTTATGATTTTCGTCCTCTGGGAATGATGGGAGAGTTGACTAAGATTTATCACTATTATTTTTCTGCATCAAGACCAGCTTATAATCAAAAACGAAAAAACCCTTGTTCAGTTGTTGTAGAACCTGCGATTGTTAATAAACTGAGCAGACGAAGAAGACAGACCTGAAACCCTTGTTCTAGATTGACTGTGGTTGTTTTTATAATCTTTACCGACAGAAACATTACTCGCCTCGTTTTTGTCACCTCCTCCCAAGACCCTTCTCCTTATAGTTGGTAGGTTTGGTTTATTTAATTgagtaaataatatttgaaaacaatattttaaaagtttttaatttatttatagggaatttatcaaatatactattttttaggattttatttgcaaaaataccatgttcctaaattaattgcatatttactaaactaagtttctaaattgcaaaTATACTACCCCCTCCccctgcaactaaatgcaacctcatatgcaactgaatgcctgatttcaagttccacttttcaaatgttattttcgacctcatccttcgagaatatatatatatatatatatatttatatatatatatatatatatatatatatatatatatttatatttatatatatatatatatatatatattctgaaaatctggtcgaaaatgacatttggagactggaacttgaaatcaggcatttagttgcattcagttgcatttggttgcattcagttgattctattttgatctaatggccccgccaggggcacccatacatcagttgtaatttacagttttcagttgcattttgCTTATGAGATTGCATATTCAGTTGAAtattgcccctgcggggcctgcAACCCAAATCCACCACATTATCACCCCACCCTAAAAAAATTCAGTTGCtcatgaggttgcattcagttgattctattttgatctaatggccccgccaggggcacccatacatcaattgtaacttacagttttcagttgcatatgagattgcattcaaccatatgcaacctcatatgcaactgcaactcctgatttcaagttccagttctcgaatgtcattttcgacctcatccttggaatatatatggattccaaggatgaggtcgaaaatgacattcgagaactggaacttgaaatcaagtatatatggattccaaggatgaggtcgaaaatgacattcgagaactggaacttgaaatcaagcattcagttgcatgtggttgcattcagttgcagaatggaggggtagtatttttgcaatttagaaacttagtgtagtaaaactgcaaatagctattcttgagaaaagtaaatttgcaaaaatttactttttccaatatatttatgaaaaaacccctttatttaaatgttttaattaatttttaaaaaatcacaaaattacCGTTTCGTCCACCGATTTAACTAAAAATCTTCAATTTATCCAAAACAATCCGATAGATCCTCTATAAATGTTGAATAGGTGAGTCGATCGATTAGTTCTGATTCCCGATTTTTACAAACATATTTAAAAGGATATAAGcactaattttgttttagaaaaaaatgttaataaaTAGATAGGTTTAAAGTATTTGCATATAAAGTAGATTCATATAAATCCCACGtagttaataatattattaacgaaccgatgaaagaaatttatattgcatatatatatatatatatatatatacacacacacacacacatatatacatatatatatatatatatatatatatatatctcataATTTAGTGCTATTTTTCACAAAaacacaattatattaaattaataaaaaacactagatttttttgtaaaatatattcttaaattaactctaattaaaatttttcaaaatttaagatgatattttatattaattaaaattattattgaatataataaCTAAGTCTAAATTTTGATGATACCAGGTAATGTATACAAATTAAATGTGCATATATTCATTTCCGACCAAAAGTGTTGGTCGGTGGGCTCCCCCAGTGAATTCTGAAATTTATTTCCGACCGACTCATTTTTGACCTCCTTCAGTCGCTTTTAGGTCTATCGACGTGTATGCCAAGTCACAGGTGAGGCCAAGTTCTAAGAAAATGTTAAAACATTACCGACGGTAGATAGCGGTCTGTCGTCGGCCGGTTATAAGTATCATTTCCGATCGATCAGTTATGTACGACCAAATTTTAAAGGACCAACGTAATAAGATAAGCATTTTCGTCATCACATATTTTAGCTTAGTGAGAAAATTAACAAAAGGTTAGTATTAAGTGAATCTTGACACTGTTAAGAAAATTCAGTAATAAATTTACATAAaggtaatataaaaatcaattttttaggAGAATATATGCCATATGCTGGAGCTTTACATCTATCTTGTTGTTGATAGAAGTACTATGATACCTTTCACTCCAAATCTTCTACTATAGCAACAGTAACACCCATTGATATTATAGTAAGTGCAATCAGTGGAGAAGTCACATTATAAAGAGTGTCCACGATGTCAAGGTGAAAGAACAACACTTCATCATTTGTGATCAGAAATGCGACATGTTCAAGAGTAAAGTACTTATAGTACTAACAATTTTAGCAGACTCTACGTACCATTACCAACATCCAATTATGGAGGCTATCACATGACCTAGAAGCTACCTAGCTAGCTCATTTAACAATCTAAGCATCACACAAGGTAAGAATTGAATAAgcatacaaataattataagaCACTAAAAAAGTATTCAATAATTGTTAATGGAGATAAAAATCACTGTACTATAACTAGAGTAATGAAATAAACGGATGATTCTTTTTTCTCATTGCTGCAGTTATAAAAATCACAGTACTATAACTAATTAATGATATCATATTTGTAATGTGTCTTTCTTACCCAAGTTCAATGATTTTTATAATGATAGATTCCAGTTAATTAATTAGTAACTTTTATATTGTCCAAAATTAATGAGATTTTCATAATTTGTGTTTGGATCACGAATACTGTGTGAGGGGTGTTTTCTATTCATATCATAACGGATTCTTTATATGTGATACATTTTAGTAAATTGTAGTTCGATTTTATATGCTATAGAAGTTGCGACAAATCGGTAAAATCTTATAGAGTATTAAGATTTTTTGGACAAAATGACTTTTACATCATGTAATTGTATCAAAAGTCGAAATACAATATTCACATGATGGAGATTCTTTTGttcaaaaatttatcatctaacctAGAGACATGTAGAGATGTCCTCGTAAATTTAATGACAGAGAAGTGAACATCCATAGAAGGTAAAAGCATAATGATCTATTATGAAAATTCATGAACTCCGTTCGGAGAATCTCCGGCTTGCAATTGTCTACCACCAAAACATCTttgatccaaaaaaaaaaagggatgcaattctgaaaaaaaatgtattgaTAAGCGTCCATTACACCATTTAAATTCTATTTTCTCCGGTCTTAATGGAAAACTACCATTAATAAtgtattataacatatatatgtcCAAATctaaacaaaagaaaatctTTTGATTGGATACTATATAATTTGATAACACAATCGATAAATGTCTCACTACATTATCATTCATTGTTCGAGACATGAAAAAAGCCAACTTTCATGACCCCTAATGAATCATAAAATTCATGATACAAATACATTAATCTATAAAAACTAGAAAAAGTGCCCACACGAGCATGTGTAAAGATAATAgtaattgattttatgatacaAATACATTAACCTGTAAAAACTATAACATGAAAAAGTGCCCACACGAGCATGTGTAAAGATAATAGTAATTGAAAGGATGatgtgtttgttttattttcatacTAATATGAGAAGAATTTTCGTCATCACATATTCTAGCTTAGTGAGAAAGTTAACAAAAGGTAAGTATTAAGTGAATCTTGACATATATTGTTAAGAAAATTCAgtaaaatatttacataaagtaaggtaattaatataaaaaaaattagggttAATATGACAATGCTAGAGCTCTACATTTATCTTTCTGGTGAAGATTGGGCCATATCTTGTTGAAAACAGTGGCTATATATGATTCATGCCACAGCTATGCAAGCACTAACAAAGATAAATTGCCAATCTGCTACTGCAACAACGGCAGCACCAGTTTAAATTACAGTGAGTGCAAGCACTGGACAAATGGCATTATAAAGATTAGAGTCGACACTGTCAAGGTGACAAGCAAcaatttatgaattatgattGGAATGCGATATGTTAAAGGGTGAAGTTTACACTAAGAACAATTTTAGTACACTTGTCCAATCAAAATATAACTCAAAATCCAGATTATGTAAATCATAGAATCATACATTTATTTCAGGGACTAATTGCTTCAGTTGATCATATAGCAAAACATTATTGACTGAAATTATATAGGAGAGACATCAGTGGCATACGAGATCAAGCAAACGAAAAGAATTAAGCAAAGATAAAAGCTCAGTAATTATAATAGCTTATAACATTGACAATGTAAAAAAATTACAGAATAGGGACTGAAATAACATACCTTATAGATTTTATCGGGCCAATGCAGAGCCAGTCATGCTAAGTAGTGACTACacttatatgtgatatatacaCAGCCAGGAACCTGTAATATGCCTCTAAATTTCAAAGCATAAGAGAAGGGTATCCA
Coding sequences:
- the LOC135152861 gene encoding putative F-box protein At1g32420, translated to MSNLPDDLWFQIFLRLSLKDLLSSKCVCKSWLSNISSRRFVTDHLRLSISSGEDDETLIVHHNSVFLELQGVGPFSLAHLTSGGVLEQLDYPYSEGYYSSRPTSCRILGSDCGIVCVLVEHGRGYDIYLWNPATKLSKLVPSQAEGRPLKRQIIGFGFDQKDFDCKVVEVVSASTSVYSSNRNSWRKMFPIKQILPIDVPFELALEVCLHGFLLTMGHKGMMAFDLNKEVFIYNIKLPTVDPEGTCIAEYYGSIAVMMLCEQSEKKVKLWTLDDEACLSGGGVEASWTMKLSFDVGDQHFYRPRGLFNSVEFLLVDHNYNRFLYNPYRQAPANLRPTTSWKIFNHTKSLFPIAGSEPVKWTNSLWRQLQLERDYIVEKDEESI